A section of the Leptospira kobayashii genome encodes:
- the dnaN gene encoding DNA polymerase III subunit beta produces MKFTVNTTDFLKAINSVDGVISVREIKSALSNLKIQAEDNIVYLSATDLEIAIKTSVASVVGQKGNASLPAKQLSNIFKNLNFDSTLLSTSDNNDSSETSITDASGKMDTKFKVNGIDSEDIKTIPVVNESNVVEFPCQTIREMFRKTSYAMAIEETRFVFNGLFLKPEDTDLVVVGTDGRRLSKIVRKFPKQFPFKNGAIIPHKAVREMLKMMEGKETAKIGFIDEQIYVSSGNIELLFKLIDGNFPDYEQVIPKQAAESVRIAKTDFLTFLKQALISAEEPSKQVRLSFSKGNVNISSSNPGTMMFDHNMPVEYSGEPVTIAFKGDYLNDVVKAVDDPEVIFEFSSSSAPVLFKDPSDSDFVSVIMPMKL; encoded by the coding sequence ATGAAATTCACTGTCAATACTACAGACTTTCTAAAAGCAATCAACTCCGTAGATGGTGTAATCTCCGTTCGAGAAATTAAGTCCGCTCTATCCAATTTGAAAATCCAGGCGGAAGACAATATCGTTTATCTCTCAGCAACAGATTTGGAAATTGCAATCAAAACTTCGGTTGCATCCGTAGTAGGACAAAAGGGAAACGCATCGCTTCCCGCAAAACAACTGTCAAATATATTCAAAAATTTGAATTTCGATTCGACTTTGCTTTCAACAAGTGATAACAATGATTCGTCGGAAACTTCGATTACGGATGCTTCCGGAAAGATGGATACGAAATTCAAAGTCAACGGAATTGATTCGGAAGACATCAAAACGATTCCGGTTGTGAATGAATCCAATGTCGTTGAGTTTCCTTGCCAGACGATTCGTGAAATGTTTCGCAAAACTTCTTACGCCATGGCGATCGAAGAAACACGTTTCGTATTCAACGGTTTATTTTTAAAACCAGAAGATACCGACTTAGTTGTAGTCGGAACGGACGGAAGAAGACTTTCTAAAATCGTACGTAAGTTTCCAAAACAATTTCCATTTAAAAACGGAGCGATCATTCCTCATAAAGCGGTTCGCGAAATGTTAAAGATGATGGAAGGAAAAGAAACTGCAAAGATAGGTTTTATCGACGAACAAATTTATGTGTCTTCGGGAAACATCGAATTGTTATTCAAACTCATTGATGGTAACTTCCCTGATTACGAACAAGTGATCCCGAAACAGGCGGCAGAATCGGTTCGGATTGCAAAAACAGATTTTCTTACTTTTCTGAAACAAGCTTTGATCTCTGCGGAAGAACCGTCCAAACAAGTTCGGTTGAGTTTTTCCAAAGGAAACGTTAACATCAGTTCTTCTAACCCAGGTACAATGATGTTTGATCACAATATGCCTGTCGAATACAGCGGAGAACCTGTCACGATCGCTTTCAAGGGAGATTATTTGAATGATGTAGTCAAAGCGGTGGATGATCCGGAAGTGATCTTTGAATTTTCGTCTTCCAGTGCTCCTGTATTGTTTAAGGATCCGTCTGATAGCGATTTCGTATCAGTAATTATGCCGATGAAGCTTTAA
- the gyrB gene encoding DNA topoisomerase (ATP-hydrolyzing) subunit B gives MTNEASQNPYAASQIKILEGLEAVRKRPGMYIGTQDESGLHKMVYEVVDNSVDEAMAGHCTQIDVKILPENIIEVKDNGRGIPVGIHPDKGKSTIEVVLTILHAGGKFENDAYKVSGGLHGVGVSVVNALSTWLEVEVHQSGKIHYQKYQTGIPVEDVKIIGDTDRQGTTVRFLPDKSIFTTTEFFFDTLSARFREIAFLNKGLLLRIEDLRKEEVAQHEFKFDGGIVSFVEYLTDSKHPLHKVLHFVGEKETVWAEIALQYCDTYSESVFCFTNAINNNLGGTHLEGFRTALTRTLNDHLKKDQVLLKKQPNGLTGDDVKEGLCAVISVKIPQPQFNSQTKEKLVNAEVKGLMQTISGEGLNLFFEENPSVIKKILEKCILASKAREAARRARDLTRRKTVLEGGGLPGKLADCSERDPELCELFLVEGDSAGGSAKQGRDRNIQAILPLKGKILNVEKSRLDKILSNEEVRNLITVMGTGIGDDEFNADKLRYRKIIIMTDADVDGSHIRTLLLTFFFRYMKPVIARGSLYVAQPPLYQLKFGREAVYVYSDKEKEEILKARSGDKVVIQRYKGLGEMNPEQLWETTMDPKERVMLQVKLDDFVEAEDTFNILMGDDVSPRRRFIEENSYKVANLDL, from the coding sequence ATGACAAATGAAGCCTCTCAAAACCCCTATGCAGCCTCGCAAATTAAGATTTTAGAGGGTCTGGAAGCCGTTCGAAAACGGCCTGGGATGTACATTGGAACCCAAGATGAATCGGGTCTCCATAAGATGGTCTATGAAGTTGTGGACAACTCGGTCGACGAGGCGATGGCAGGGCATTGCACTCAGATCGATGTCAAAATATTACCTGAAAATATAATCGAAGTTAAAGATAACGGAAGGGGGATTCCTGTCGGGATCCACCCGGACAAAGGAAAATCCACGATCGAAGTAGTACTGACCATACTTCACGCAGGTGGTAAATTCGAGAACGACGCCTATAAGGTATCAGGCGGTCTTCATGGTGTAGGTGTTTCCGTTGTGAATGCATTGTCCACATGGTTGGAAGTGGAAGTTCATCAATCGGGAAAAATACACTACCAAAAATACCAGACGGGAATTCCTGTTGAGGACGTAAAAATCATAGGAGATACCGATCGTCAGGGCACCACTGTTCGGTTTTTGCCGGATAAGTCGATTTTCACAACTACCGAATTTTTCTTTGATACACTTTCGGCCCGTTTTAGGGAAATTGCATTTTTAAACAAAGGGCTTCTTTTAAGGATCGAAGATCTCAGAAAAGAAGAAGTCGCTCAACATGAATTTAAGTTCGATGGAGGGATTGTTTCTTTCGTTGAATATCTAACCGATTCGAAACACCCCCTTCATAAAGTTTTACATTTCGTAGGAGAGAAAGAAACCGTTTGGGCTGAGATCGCTCTACAGTATTGCGATACCTATTCTGAAAGTGTATTTTGTTTTACCAATGCGATCAATAACAACCTGGGTGGAACACATTTAGAAGGATTTAGGACCGCGCTTACTAGAACTCTGAATGATCATTTGAAAAAAGATCAGGTTCTTTTAAAAAAACAACCTAACGGTTTGACAGGTGACGATGTAAAAGAAGGACTTTGCGCGGTCATCTCTGTAAAAATTCCACAGCCTCAATTTAACTCACAAACCAAAGAAAAACTGGTCAATGCAGAAGTAAAAGGTCTGATGCAAACGATTTCGGGAGAAGGTTTGAATCTTTTTTTCGAAGAGAATCCTTCCGTCATCAAAAAGATTCTAGAGAAATGTATCTTAGCATCTAAGGCACGTGAAGCGGCCAGACGAGCAAGAGATCTCACTCGCAGGAAAACGGTTTTGGAAGGCGGTGGTTTGCCCGGAAAACTTGCAGATTGTTCGGAAAGAGATCCTGAATTATGCGAACTTTTCCTTGTCGAGGGGGATTCTGCCGGTGGATCTGCAAAACAAGGTAGAGATAGAAATATTCAGGCGATTCTTCCTTTGAAAGGAAAGATTTTGAATGTTGAGAAATCTAGACTCGACAAAATTTTATCAAATGAAGAAGTTAGAAACCTAATCACTGTTATGGGAACTGGTATCGGCGATGATGAATTCAATGCCGATAAACTCAGATATCGCAAGATTATTATCATGACTGATGCCGATGTGGACGGATCACATATTCGTACTTTGTTATTAACCTTTTTCTTTCGCTATATGAAACCGGTAATCGCACGCGGATCATTGTATGTGGCTCAGCCTCCTTTGTATCAACTCAAGTTCGGTCGCGAGGCTGTTTACGTTTACTCGGATAAAGAAAAGGAAGAAATTCTGAAAGCACGTTCGGGAGATAAAGTTGTCATCCAAAGATACAAAGGTTTGGGAGAGATGAACCCGGAACAACTTTGGGAAACTACGATGGATCCGAAAGAGCGGGTAATGTTGCAAGTAAAACTCGATGACTTTGTGGAAGCGGAAGACACTTTCAATATTCTTATGGGGGATGATGTCTCTCCCCGCAGAAGGTTCATTGAAGAAAACTCTTACAAAGTCGCAAACCTAGATTTATAA
- the recF gene encoding DNA replication/repair protein RecF (All proteins in this family for which functions are known are DNA-binding proteins that assist the filamentation of RecA onto DNA for the initiation of recombination or recombinational repair.), with product MYLRRIALQNFRNHEQTTLDFKSRLIFFIGNNGEGKTNLLESISLLSYLKSFRETDENQLLKWDSPFTFVRAEFEAGGEDFVFEYGIEKGQFKRKKIKINGEVIKKVSDSVGYFRSVILSPPDIQIIESGNVERRRFLDSFISSTNKSYLHHLIEYNRLLKQRNHTLKKETATDKEIEIWNEPLIERDSEIRKIRSLTISRLNLFFEKNLNLLSQGKDPFHITYKPNVLSEENHRERLVGNLRKDRAIGYTSCGSHRDDIPIGFDDKDLSSFGSQGQKRSAVIALKTASFQMILEDTGEAPVLLIDDIIRELDVKRREYFLNLILECGQAFFTTTDLEGIKEYVGNLEIDKEIFVIQNGKVSQGFEK from the coding sequence ATGTATCTTAGGCGAATTGCACTTCAAAATTTTCGTAATCACGAACAAACTACCCTAGATTTTAAATCCCGTCTTATCTTCTTTATCGGAAACAATGGAGAAGGTAAGACAAACCTGCTCGAATCCATTTCCCTTTTATCCTATTTGAAAAGTTTCAGAGAAACCGATGAAAATCAGTTATTGAAATGGGATTCTCCTTTTACTTTTGTAAGAGCGGAATTTGAAGCAGGAGGAGAAGATTTTGTATTTGAATACGGAATCGAAAAGGGTCAATTCAAGCGTAAAAAAATAAAAATAAACGGTGAAGTGATTAAAAAGGTTTCCGATTCCGTCGGATACTTTCGTTCCGTGATACTCAGCCCACCCGACATTCAGATTATAGAATCGGGAAATGTAGAAAGAAGAAGATTCTTGGATTCTTTTATTTCTTCTACAAACAAAAGTTATTTGCATCATCTGATCGAATACAATCGACTTCTGAAACAAAGAAATCATACTTTAAAAAAGGAAACTGCTACCGACAAGGAAATTGAAATTTGGAACGAGCCTTTGATCGAAAGGGATTCGGAAATTCGTAAAATACGATCTCTTACAATTTCCAGACTGAACTTATTTTTTGAAAAAAATTTGAATTTGCTCAGCCAGGGTAAAGATCCGTTTCATATCACTTACAAACCGAATGTTCTGTCGGAAGAAAATCATAGAGAAAGATTGGTCGGGAATCTTAGAAAGGATAGAGCTATCGGTTATACCAGCTGCGGAAGTCATAGAGATGATATTCCCATCGGCTTTGATGATAAAGACCTCAGTTCTTTCGGGTCTCAAGGCCAAAAAAGAAGTGCCGTTATCGCTCTCAAGACAGCTTCTTTTCAAATGATTTTGGAAGATACGGGGGAAGCTCCCGTTCTTTTGATTGATGACATTATACGGGAGTTAGATGTCAAAAGACGCGAGTATTTTCTGAATCTGATTTTAGAATGCGGACAGGCGTTTTTCACCACTACGGATTTGGAAGGAATCAAAGAATATGTGGGAAACCTGGAGATTGACAAAGAAATTTTTGTGATCCAAAATGGAAAAGTATCCCAAGGTTTTGAAAAATGA
- a CDS encoding DUF721 domain-containing protein produces the protein MKKVEIGELFKSLERLGFDQNEIFSTQTIKIIQRDWKEIVGDFFGDQSYPAELKENRLIVMCKHSLISQEMEFQKMAILQKLTDKKLPTNISKIVLKTGIVPNSKRTSS, from the coding sequence ATGAAAAAAGTAGAGATCGGAGAATTGTTCAAAAGTTTAGAAAGACTCGGGTTCGACCAAAATGAAATTTTCTCCACCCAAACGATCAAAATCATTCAAAGAGATTGGAAGGAAATCGTAGGGGATTTTTTCGGAGACCAATCTTATCCTGCAGAATTGAAAGAAAACCGACTGATTGTTATGTGCAAACACTCCCTTATTTCGCAGGAAATGGAGTTTCAAAAGATGGCAATTTTGCAAAAATTAACCGATAAAAAACTTCCTACGAACATTTCAAAAATCGTCCTAAAAACCGGCATAGTCCCCAATTCCAAAAGGACAAGTTCCTAA
- the dnaA gene encoding chromosomal replication initiator protein DnaA, with protein sequence MEAVWEEILEEVSKQIPPKYFRNFIAPLHFVRWEGNDLVVSAPSQIIKSHVEAKYINFIETAAYQVKGDSFRLVLLTDKEESTLHMKSVIENKFQTDETELNSEYNFETYIVSDCNKLAFTAAKSISENPGKYNPLYLFGPVGVGKTHLLHAIGSEIKKKDPWKTVRYVDSISFLNEFIFTVRQNNRDSLESFKMRYQSYNVLLFDDIQFLNGGAEKTQEEFFALFNFLYERKRQIVIASDRPSYELPLHDRLKSRFVHGLQADIKEHDQTLRKELLRTYSVQYNIPMSEETLDWLAVNCEGDSRALIGIINDLVLYKKAYQFFLLPEDKIREIANSRLQTNRKRIGFNPDQVIDLICERMSVARKDLLGKSRKADYILPRHLSMLLLHEILGLPKSQIGRIFSAQHTTVIHGINKIKERFNEDQNLADLYQSIKHQISFQ encoded by the coding sequence TTGGAAGCAGTTTGGGAAGAAATTTTAGAAGAGGTATCGAAACAAATCCCTCCAAAGTATTTTAGAAACTTTATCGCACCGTTGCACTTTGTACGTTGGGAAGGAAATGATCTCGTTGTATCGGCCCCTTCACAAATCATCAAAAGCCACGTAGAAGCGAAATATATCAATTTTATCGAAACAGCCGCCTATCAGGTCAAAGGTGATTCTTTTCGACTCGTTTTACTCACAGATAAAGAAGAATCCACTCTTCATATGAAGAGTGTCATCGAAAATAAATTTCAAACAGACGAAACGGAGCTGAATTCCGAGTATAATTTCGAAACTTATATAGTGTCTGACTGCAATAAACTCGCTTTTACCGCAGCAAAAAGCATTTCTGAAAATCCGGGAAAATACAATCCTCTCTACTTATTCGGACCTGTCGGCGTTGGGAAGACTCATTTGCTCCATGCCATCGGATCAGAAATCAAAAAGAAAGATCCCTGGAAGACGGTTCGTTATGTAGACAGCATTTCTTTTCTAAATGAATTTATATTTACTGTAAGACAAAACAATAGAGACTCTCTGGAATCTTTTAAGATGAGATATCAGTCTTATAATGTCTTATTATTCGATGATATTCAGTTTTTAAACGGTGGAGCGGAAAAAACTCAGGAAGAGTTTTTTGCACTATTCAATTTTCTTTACGAAAGAAAAAGACAAATAGTCATAGCATCCGACAGACCGAGTTACGAACTACCGTTACACGATAGACTCAAATCGAGATTTGTTCACGGTCTCCAGGCAGATATAAAGGAACACGACCAAACTTTACGGAAAGAACTGCTCCGGACTTACTCTGTCCAATACAATATTCCAATGTCGGAAGAGACCCTGGATTGGCTTGCAGTCAATTGTGAGGGAGATTCTCGGGCTTTGATCGGAATTATCAACGATTTGGTTTTGTACAAAAAAGCGTATCAATTCTTTCTTTTGCCGGAAGACAAGATCAGAGAGATCGCCAACTCCAGACTGCAGACCAATCGAAAGCGCATCGGATTCAACCCCGACCAGGTTATCGATTTGATCTGCGAAAGAATGAGTGTAGCAAGAAAGGATCTTTTAGGGAAAAGCAGAAAGGCGGATTATATTCTTCCGCGTCACCTGTCCATGTTACTTCTCCATGAGATTTTGGGGCTTCCCAAGTCACAGATCGGAAGGATTTTTTCCGCCCAACATACGACCGTCATTCACGGGATCAATAAGATCAAAGAACGGTTCAACGAAGACCAAAATCTTGCTGATTTGTATCAGTCGATTAAGCATCAAATATCCTTTCAATAA